From Pyrenophora tritici-repentis strain M4 chromosome 1, whole genome shotgun sequence, the proteins below share one genomic window:
- a CDS encoding PnbA, Carboxylesterase type B encodes MHYLLPTAAAVTSLFGPAVAVTTNRFSVHTSSGTLIGHPSSNRTYVTEFLGIRYAEAPVGELRFAAPKKYHAPAGTVFEASNWSSYVDCPAVKPPVSAFPNFTEPSGLRVWKNFAAQNNNSVSEDCLKLNVWTTDTGESDAKKPVLVFLHGGRFQIPGPHSPFYNGQYLADAEDVVVVTLNYRLGIFGFPGAPGIEKNAALRDHRTAVEWVRDNIAGFGGDASRIVIYGQSAGAAAVDYWAYAWKNDPVVSGLISMSGTSLSFIPNTAKYSQSIWYNVSQTIGCGGAEDDPGAVIACVRAANMSALLAASAKVPGLPSGALTQATFHPTVDNITVFADYEKLSESGSFAKIPFLSGNADHEDGWYRISGWATKLNFTNTQWELFTQRAFTCPTAHSVGYRVKHEVPTWRYRYHGEWDNLLLYNSSAGLGPRGSAAYHGSDLGLVFGTAQDISGLPNSPAENKYMKYIQGAWAAFARDSQKGLTQYGWPEYKSGNATLVELAYNNNLPTQFVDPWIYDKPCPVRNDPLPGRGAF; translated from the exons ATGCACTACCTCCTTCCTACTGCTGCAGCTGTGACCTCGCTGTTCGGCCCGGCTGTTGCAGTGACAACAAACAGATTCAGTGTTCATACCTCAAGTGGTACTTTGATCGGCCATCCATCGTCTAACAGGACTTATGTGACCGAATTTCTCGGTATCCGATACGCGGAGGCGCCCGTGGGCGAGCTGAGGTTTGCAGCGCCGAAGAAGTACCATGCGCCTGCAGGAACCGTCTTTGAGGCATCCAATTGG TCATCGTATGT CGATTGCCCTGCAGTCAAACCGCCAGTATCTGCATTTCCAAACTTTACAGAGCCATCTGGTCTTCGCGTATGGAAGAACTTTGCAGCCCAGAACAACAATTCGGTATCCGAAGATTGTCTGAAGCTCAATGTTTGGACCACGGATACTGGCGAATCCGACGCTAAAAAGCCAGTGCTTGTCTTTCTCCACGGAGGCC GCTTTCAGATTCCAGGTCCTCATAGCCCCTTCTACAACGGTCAATATCTTGCCGACGCTGAGGATGTGGTGGTTGTAACGCTCAA CTACCGTCTCGGCATCTTTGGCTTCCCTGGTGCTCCTGGCATCGAGAAGAATGCAGCGCTCCGTGATCATCGTACCGCAGTGGAGTGGGTCCGCGATAACATCGCTGGTTTTGGAGGAGATGCTTCGCGCATTGTCATCTATGGACAAAGTGCGGGCGCTGCCGCTGTCGATTATTGGGCATATGCCTGGAAAAATGATCCAGTCGTTTCTGGACTTATATCCATGTCAGGAACCTCGCTGAGTTTCATTCCCAACACAGCCAAGTATTCGCAGTCCATATGGTACAACGTTTCCCAGACCATAGGCTGTGGTGGTGCTGAAGACGATCCTGGTGCAGTAATTGCATGCGTTCGAGCTGCAAATATGTCCGCCCTTTTAGCGGCATCAGCAAAGGTCCCAGGACTGCCCAGTGGAGCTTTGACACAAGCGACATTCCACCCCACCGTAGACAATATCACGGTCTTTGCCGATTACGAGAAACTTTCCGAGTCGGGCTCTTTTGCGAAGATCCCATTCTTATCCGGCAATGCTGACCACGAGGACGGGTGGTATCGTATTTCTGGATGGGCCACCAAGCTGAACTTCACCAACACTCAGTGGGAACTTTTCACCCAGCGCGCCTTCACTTGCCCGACTGCACATTCAGTAGGCTACAGAGTCAAGCACGAAGTGCCTACTTGGCGGTATAGATACCACGGCGAATGGGACAACCTCCTTCTTTACAACAGTAGCGCAGGCCTCGGCCCTCGAGGAAGCGCAGCGTACCATGGATCTGATCTGGGCTTGGTCTTTGGCACCGCCCAGGACATCTCTGGTCTGCCAAACAGCCCTGCTGAAAATAAGTACATGAAGTACATTCAGGGCGCGTGGGCTGCATTTGCTCGAGACTCGCAAAAGGGTTTGACGCAGTATGGATGGCCAGAGTACAAGTCAG GCAACGCCACATTGGTCGAGCTGGCCtacaacaacaaccttcCAACCCAGTTTGTTGACCCATGGATTTATGACAAGCCGTGTCCTGTCAGGAACGACCCTCTGCCAGGGCGAGGTGCCTTTTAG
- a CDS encoding LysP, Amino acid transporter, protein MDHEKAIPGDEKAPAAYPTVSSEHEAGGEWRDQEDFMTRNGLNLKSFQRRPQDGSTIELDKSMKTRHLHMIAIGGSIGAGFFVGSGGALSRGGPASLLIDFTIMGIMIFNVVYALGELAVMYPVSGGFYTYSTRFIDPSWGFAMGWNYVFQWAIVLPLELLVAGLTVQYWEGAKGTSTAVFITVFWVFIILINVLGTLGYAEEEFWSACVKLGATVVFMIIALVLVLGGGPSNGIYSEYYGARNWYDPGAFANGFKGFCTVFVTAAFAFSGTELVGLAAAETKNPLKSLPGAIRQVFWRITLFYILGLFFVGLLVKHTDSNLMGSSSDANTSPFVIAGKYAGLKGFDDFMNTVILISVVSIGVSGVYGGSRTLTALAEQGYAPKIFTYVDRAGRPLWSVLFVLMWGPLAYMNLAATGATVFDWFVALSGLAALFTWGSICLAHIRFRKAWAYHGHTLDEIPFKAAGGVIGSWIGLFIIVIVLMAQFYTAVSPIDLPAGKKVGTAGDFFQAYLAIFVVAAFWVAGYFWKREGWLRTAQMDVDTGRRELDWDLINRERAEIATWPAWRRFLHRIF, encoded by the exons ATGGACCACGAAAAGGCAATCCCCGGCGATGAGAAGGCTCCCGCCGCCTATCCCACCGTCTCGAGCGAGCACGAGGCTGGCGGCGAATGGCGTGACCAGGAGGACTTTATGACCCGTAACGGTCTCAACCTGAAGTCTTTCCAGCGACGTCCCCAGGATGGCAGCACCATTGAACTCGACAAGTCGATGAAGACTCGCCATCTTCACATGATCGCCATCGGTGGTTCCATTGGTGCCGGTTTCTTCGTCGGTTCTGGTGGCGCTCTCAGCAGAGGC GGCCCTGCCTCTCTCCTCATCGACTTTACCATTATGGGAATCATGATCTTCAACGTCG TATATGCTCTCGGTGAACTCGCTGTCATGTACCCCGTGTCTGGTGGTTTTTATACCTACTCTACTCGCTTCATTGATCCTTCCTGGGGTTTTGCCATGGGCTGGAACTATGTCTTCCAATGGGCTATTGTCCTGCCTCTCGAACTACTCGTCGCCGGTCTAACTGTGCAGTATTGGGAAGGTGCCAAGGGCACGAGCACTGCCGTTTTCATCACCGTCTTCTGGGTCTTCATCATCTTGATCAACGTCTTGGGAACCTTGGGATATGCCGAAGAAGAGTTCTGGTCTGCTTGCGTCAAACTCGGCGCCACCGTTGTTTTCATGATTATTGCCTTGGTCCTGGTCCTCGGTGGAGGCCCTAGCAACGGTATCTACTCGGAGTACTATGGTGCTCGTAACTGGTATGATCCAGGTGCCTTTGCCAATGGTTTCAAGGGTTTCTGCACCGTCTTCGTCACTGCTGCTTTTGCCTTCTCGGGAACCGAGTTGGTTGGTTTGGCTGCCGCTGAGACCAAGAACCCCCTGAAGTCTCTCCCCGGTGCTATCCGACAGGTCTTCTGGCGAATCACCCTATTCTACATCCTCGGTCTCTTCTTCGTCGGTCTTCTCGTCAAGCACACCGACAGTAATCTGATGGGCTCTTCCAGCGATGCCAACACTTCCCCCTTTGTCATTGCTGGCAAGTATGCTGGTCTCAAGGGATTCGACGACTTCATGAACACTGTCATCCTCATTTCAGTCGTTTCCATTGGTGTCTCCGGTGTTTACGGTGGATCGCGTACCCTGACCGCCCTTGCTGAGCAGGGTTACGCCCCCAAGATCTTCACCTACGTTGACCGCGCCGGTCGTCCTCTCTGGTCTGTTCTCTTCGTTCTCATGTGGGGTCCTCTCGCCTACATGAACTTAGCTGCCACTGGTGCTACCGTCTTCGACTGGTTCGTTGCCCTTTCCGGTCTCGCTGCTCTATTCACCTGGGGATCCATCTGCTTAGCCCACATCCGGTTCCGCAAAGCTTGGGCTTACCACGGCCATACTCTGGATGAGATTCCATTCAAGGCCGCCGGTGGTGTTATTGGTTCATGGATTGGTCTTTTCATCATTGTTATTGTCCTTATGGCTCAG TTTTACACTGCCGTCTCTCCCATTGATCTCCCTGCTGGCAAAAAGGTTGGTACTGCTGGGGACTTCTTCCAGGCCTATCTCGCCATCTTCGTCGTTGCAGCTTTCTGGGTTGCTGGTTACTTCTGGAAACGTGAAGGCTGGCTCCGTACTGCCCAGATGGACGTCGACACTGGTCGTCGTGAGCTTGACTGGGATCTTATTAACAGGGAGCGTGCCGAGATTGCCACCTGGCCTGCGTGGAGGCGCTTCCTCCACCGCATCTTCTAA
- a CDS encoding MgtA, Cation transport ATPase yields MENAYTKSPVEALRHFQVEEHKGLSAQQVKSAREQYGRNALPEDPPTPIWELILEQFKDQLVIILLGSAAVSFVLAIFEQEEGWTAFVDPAVILTILVLNAVVGVSQETSAEKAIAALQEYSANEAKVVRDGHITRIKADELVPGDVISVTIGDRIPADCRILSISSNSFNVDQSILTGESESVSKDTRQVKDENAVKQDQVNMLFSGTTVVTGHATALVVLTGANTAIGDIHESITAQISQPTPLKEKLNDFGDQLAKVITAICILVWLINVGNFSDPSHGSFAKGAIYYLKIAVSLGVAAIPEGLAVVITTCLALGTRKMAARNAVVRSLPSVETLGSCSVICSDKTGTLTTNQMSVNKMVFLSEDGSGLEEFDVQGTSFAPEGQISLQGKPVQNLAAQYDTVRQICEVTALCNDAALAYDSKNETYSLVGEPTEGALRVLVEKVGTTDISHNATRANTSPEQRLDFSTKHYQSQYSRLATYEFSRDRKSMSVLVKSGNSQKLLVKGAPESVLDRCTNVVVGKNGTKVPMSKQLASLINKEIVEYGNRGLRVIAVASVDDIASNPLLSNAKTTKEYTQLEQNMTLIGLVGMLDPPRPEVRASIAKCRSAGIRVVVITGDNQNTAESICRQIGVFGPSEDLTGKSYTGRQFDDLSESEKMEAAKHASLFSRTEPTHKSKLVDLLQQAGEVVAMTGDGVNDAPALKKADIGVAMGSGTDVAKLAADMVLVDDNFATIEGAVEEGRSIYNNTQQFIRYLISSNIGEVVSIFLTAAMGMPEALIPVQLLWVNLVTDGLPATALSFNPADHDIMRRQPRKRDEPLIGGWLFFRYMVIGTYVGAATVAGYAWWFMFNSQGPQISFYHLRHFHRCSTQFPEIGCEMFSNSSAQAASTVSLSILVVIEMLNAMNALSSSESLLTLPLWKNMMLVYAICLSMALHFALLYVPFLQGLFSVMPLNGNEWNAVMAISAPIIIIDEGLKFLERKFFIQKGNEKLEPPNGRPKKD; encoded by the exons ATGGAGAATGCGTACACAAAGTCGCCTGTTGAGGCGCTGAGGCATTTCCAGGTCGAAGAGCACAAGGGTCTTAGTGCACAACAGGTCAAGAGTGCGCGGGAACAATATGGCAGGAATG CGCTGCCAGAAGACCCGCCTACACCCATCTGGGAGCTCATCCTCgagcaattcaaggaccaaCTGGTCATTATTCTGCTGGGCTCAGCAGCAGTATCCTTCGTACTTGCCATATTCGAGCAGGAAGAAGGCTGGACCGCTTTCGTAGACCCGGCAGTT ATCCTCACCATCCTCGTCCTGAACGCCGTCGTCGGAGTCTCGCAGGAAACTAGCGCAGAAAAGGCCATTGCCGCCCTCCAGGAATACTCGGCCAACGAAGCAAAGGTCGTACGTGACGGACACATTACGCGTATCAAGGCCGACGAGCTGGTTCCCGGCGATGTCATCTCCGTCACCATCGGTGACAGGATCCCCGCAGACTGCAGGATTCTGTCCATTTCAAGCAACAGCTTCAACGTCGATCAATCCATCCTGACTGGAGAGAGCGAGAGCGTCTCCAAGGATACCAGACAAGTCAAGGATGAGAATGCCGTCAAGCAGGATCAGGTCAACATGCTCTTCTCTGGAACTACAGTTGTCACAGGCCATGCGACCGCATTGGTTGTGCTGACAGGCGCGAACACGGCCATTGGAGATATCCATGAGAGCATCACCGCACAGATCTCGCAGCCCACCCCGctcaaggagaagctcaacgACTTCGGTGACCAGCTCGCCAAGGTCATCACCGCCATCTGCATTCTCGTCTGGCTCATCAACGTCGGTAACTTTAGCGATCCTTCGCACGGCAGCTTCGCAAAGGGTGCTATTTACTACCTCAAGATCGCCGTTTCGCTCGGTGTTGCTGCCATTCCAGAAGGTCTGGCCGTCGTCATTACAACATGTCTGGCTCTGGGTACGCGCAAGATGGCTGCGAGGAATGCAGTTGTGCGAAGCTTGCCTTCTGTCGAAACGCTTGGAAGCTGTAGTGTCATCTGCTCCGACAAGACCGGTACCCTCACTACCAATCAAATGAGTGTTAACAAAATGGTCTTTCTTAGTGAGGATGGCAGTGGGCTCGAGGAATTTGACGTCCAAGGTACTAGCTTTGCCCCTGAGGGCCAGATTTCGCTTCAAGGCAAGCCTGTGCAAAACCTTGCTGCCCAATATGATACCGTACGCCAGATCTGTGAGGTTACCGCGCTTTGCAACGACGCTGCGCTTGCCTACGATTCCAAGAATGAGACTTACAGCCTTGTTGGTGAGCCTACTGAGGGTGCGCTTCGTGTGCTGGTTGAAAAGGTTGGCACTACTGATATCAGCCACAACGCGACCCGCGCAAACACATCGCCCGAACAGCGCCTCGACTTCTCTACCAAGCACTACCAAAGCCAATACTCGCGCCTAGCTACGTATGAGTTTTCCCGCGATCGAAAAAGCATGTCTGTCCTCGTCAAGAGCGGTAACTCGCAGAAACTTCTCGTCAAGGGCGCTCCTGAATCTGTTCTGGATCGCTGCACCAATGTCGTCGTTGGCAAAAACGGAACGAAGGTCCCGATGAGTAAACAATTGGCCAGCCTTATCAACAAGGAAATCGTGGAGTACGGTAACCGCGGATTACGAGTTATTGCTGTAGCGTCTGTGGACGATATTGCATCCAACCCGCTTCTATCAAACGCCAAGACTACCAAGGAATATACGCAGCTCGAACAGAACATGACACTCATCGGTCTCGTTGGCATGTTGGATCCTCCTCGTCCCGAAGTTCGTGCGTCCATCGCCAAGTGTCGCTCTGCTGGAATCCGCGTTGTGGTCATTACTGGAGATAATCAGAACACCGCCGAGTCTATTTGCCGTCAAATCGGAGTCTTTGGTCCCAGTGAAGATCTTACTGGTAAATCCTACACAGGCCGCCAATTTGACGACCTCTCCGAGTCTGAAAAGATGGAAGCCGCCAAGCACGCCAGTCTCTTCTCCCGTACCGAGCCCACTCACAAGTCTAAGCTGGTTGACCTCCTCCAACAAGCTGGTGAAGTTGTTGCCATGACGGGAGACGGTGTGAACGATGCACCTGCCCTCAAGAAAGCCGACATTGGCGTTGCTATGGGCTCCGGAACCGACGTAGCCAAGCTCGCCGCCGACATGGTCCTCGTAGACGACAACTTTGCCACCATCGAAGGCGCCGTCGAGGAGGGGCGTTCTATATACAACAACACACAGCAGTTTATCCGGTACCTCATCTCTTCCAACATTGGCGAAGTCGTCTCCATATTCCTAACTGCCGCAATGGGCATGCCGGAAGCCTTGATCCCCGTTCAACTCCTCTGGGTAAACCTCGTCACTGACGGTCTTCCCGCTACCGCACTCTCCTTCAACCCCGCCGACCATGACATCATGAGACGTCAACCTCGCAAGCGTGATGAGCCTCTTATTGGCGGCTGGTTGTTCTTCCGCTACATGGTTATCGGTACGTACGTCGGCGCTGCGACTGTCGCTGGCTATGCATGGTGGTTCATGTTCAACAGCCAAGGGCCCCAGATTTCCTTCTATCACCTCCGCCATTTTCATCGTTGTTCGACCCAATTCCCAGAAATTGGGTGCGAAATGTTCAGCAACAGCTCCGCGCAGGCTGCTAGTACAGTCTCTCTAAGCATCTTGGTCGTGATTGAAATGCTGAACGCGATGAATGCGCTCAGTAGCAGTGAGAGTCTGCTCACGCTACCGCTGTGGAAGAACATGATGCTTGTGTACGCGATTTGCCTGTCCATGGCACTGCACTTTGCCTTGCTCTATGTTCCCTTTTTGCAGGGCCTGTTCAGCGTCATGCCGCTTAATGGAAATGAATGGAACGCTGTCATGGCGATCAGTGCGCCGATTAT CATCATTGACGAAGGACTCAAGTTCCTCGAGCGCAAGTTCTTCATTCAAAAGGGAAACGAGAAACTGGAACCGCCTAACGGACGGCCGAAGAAGGATTAG
- a CDS encoding FabG, Dehydrogenase with different specificities (related to short-chain alcohol dehydrogenase), whose translation MQRAHTTESLRTPGASISTLNLNKLPRPGIERAPTSTNLTRPLPIQRLEGKVVMITGGGGKVGVESAGRLLIEGCNVALIDIDQNALEAAVPVLKAAIPTGSPIESRLLTIVADATKEADVEACAKKVVQRFERLDAALLNCCHRGESKSIFDVTEHDFDKIMTINAKSAFLGVKYAAAAMQTTSSPQHGGSIIIRSSIAGLRGFPNLIAYSSAKFALRGIALTAAEELGQYGIRVNTIHTSIIQTSGYKDGWTKERLAELKEETALERFSSPDDVASVVAFLVSEDSKFMTGGHLKIDGGCVAV comes from the exons ATGCAGCGAGCACACACGACCGAGAGCTTGCGCACGCCCGGGGCCAGCATCTCGACGCTGAATCTGAATAAGCTCCCACGGCCGGGAATTGAGCGGGCGCCCACATCGACCAACCTCACACGGCCACTCCCGATTCAGCGCCTCGAGGGCAAGGTGGTGATGATTACGGGCGGAGGCGGCAAAGTGGGCGTCGAGTCGGCCGGACGACTCCTCATTGAAGGCTGCAATGTCGCCCTCATCGACATTGACCAGAACGCGCTCGAGGCGGCGGTGCCCGTCCTAAAGGCGGCGATACCAACCGGCAGCCCAATAGAGTCGCGGCTGCTCACCATCGTCGCCGATGCAACAAAAGAGGCGGATGTCGAGGCATGCGCGAAAAAGGTGGTGCAGCGCTTCGAGCGGCTCGATGCGGCCCTGCTAAACTGCTGCCACCGCGGCGAGTCCAAGAGCATCTTTGACGTGACCGAGCATGACTTTGACAAGATCATGACCATCAACGCAAAGTCGG CCTTCCTGGGCGTCAAATacgctgctgctgccatgCAAACCACATCCTCCCCGCAGCACGGCGGCTCCATAATCATCCGCTCCTCCATTGCCGGCCTCCGCGGCTTCCCTAACCTCATTGCCTACAGCAGCGCCAAGTTTGCACTCCGCGGCATTGCCCTAACCGCCGCCGAGGAACTGGGCCAGTACGGCATCCGTGTCAACACCATTCACACCAGCATCATCCAGACATCCGGCTACAAGGACGGCTGGACCAAGGAGCGCCTGGCCGAGCTCAAGGAGGAAACTGCTTTGGAGCGTTTCAGCAGCCCGGACGATGTGGCTAGCGTCGTGGCCTTTTTGGTGAGCGAGGATAGCAAGTTCATGACTGGGGGACACTTGAAGATTGATGGTGGCTGTGTGGCTGTTTAG
- a CDS encoding Esterase multi-domain protein has translation MNSTIGAWQFTPLLTEFPANILPNLGFWSATNGSWEYQIQLSWPLNWTKPAEKSVVETMYVLDGNALGMTATEAFRRRRPVEFNMPDCIVVSIGYPETIEDSPYSQQRSYDFQPPVCETCPLPTIPGVPSNADNLIEFIDTALRPWVRGTAFPKADFDRDALYGHSFGGLFVLYALTVRPDLFDTFLSASPALSFNDDYIFNHTEFLAPLVSPSNVSNGTKPAFQISYGAPEQTPMKRGTETKDEFEFRKSILVPQQMTRLSQKLYNTLQNSTALRDISIHEYPFSDHAAVAAAALGDGIDYFLDWCTAKYC, from the exons ATGAATTCGACTATTGGCGCATGGCAGTTCACACCGCTCTTGACCGAATTCCCCGCAAACATTTTACCTAATCTAGGATTCTGGAGCGCGACCAATGGGTCTTGGGAATACCAGATCCAGTTATCATGGCCTTTGAACTGGACTAAACCAGCGGAAAAGTCGGTTGTGGAAACGAT GTACGTCCTAGACGGAAACGCCCTGGGCATGACTGCAACAGAAGCCTTCCGCCGCCGTCGACCGGTCGAGTTCAACATGCCAGATTGCATCGTGGTTAGCATAGGGTACCCAGAGACGATTGAAGATTCACCGTACAGCCAGCAACGAAGCTACGACTTCCAACCGCCAGTCTGCGAAACCTGTCCTTTACCCACCATTCCTGGAGTGCCTTCAAACGCGGATAACTTGATCGAGTTCATCGACACGGCTCTGCGACCCTGGGTTCGCGGCACGGCTTTCCCCAAGGCTGATTTCGATCGTGATGCGCTGTACGGCCACTCTTTCGGTGGCCTCTTTGTCCTATATGCCCTTACAGTGCGCCCAGACCTCTTCGATACATTTCTCAGCGCCTCGCCTGCGCTTTCCTTCAACGACGACTACATCTTCAACCATACGGAATTTCTTGCGCCGCTTGTTTCTCCGTCCAATGTCTCCAACGGGACCAAGCCCGCATTCCAAATAAGCTACGGCGCTCCAGAGCAGACTCCAATGAAGAGGGGGACGGAGACAAAAGACGAATTTGAGTTTAGGAAGAGTATACTTGTCCCTCAGCAGATGACTAGGTTGTCGCAGAAGCTGTATAATACATTACAAAATAGTACCGCCTTGAGGGATATCAGCATCCACGAGTACCCTTTTAGTGACCACGCGGCTGTAGCGGCGGCGGCATTGGGAGATGGAATTGATTATTTCCTAGATTGGTGCACAGCGAAATACTGTTAG
- a CDS encoding BaeS, Signal transduction histidine kinase, translated as MGEPTTIPPDIIERQSLCFSRPAPGMVVQQGETGFKEELSRLYHPAESNAAEQLVRLKDALRRADTENFWIQLTKGLAEIADAQYAFVSKRILVDDKNIAVELPPIGEPGACLMGEAFYINDDNGNGPGHLRNFKYHAYQCPCAYMKHDKVFIIPERLNDFILNNPNDLIIPGEAFLGIPLFAQGKCFAHFGVMWGKEGAARRVLSWGFLEMLFHSLEDMILERVLEGNEFAKSAQHIQSDLPKIVPHRAVSVAQSLKPYARSLSHELRTPMQGVVGMLDVMMANVKEAAESLQLEPRTREILATLKENIEAVQDSSRRAVEAADNVVHAYDMNMGVPETPLSLLDKTPDQWNTFWREMRPDLMITGNDMSAPLRGIKRRRHEVSWADQPIKTRVARSARQRVRDGYLTEPYTRGTKSCPPDTNSMQVDRIDHSCSHTTSQDNCDSTTSPIFASEHSKVPGLRHTNLREVLQYVINDALKVGGRPDSAIAEATDTGERIEVRTRSSNGEAHTKWIEWAVSPDVPETIVIDERDLAKMVSCLALNAIKFTQDGSITLQATLSAKGRYIVINIKDTGSGIPAAFLPNLFKPFSREDDSMTRQSEGLGLGLMVAKGIARKLGGDLFCLRSHVSGPGRGSEFEMRVPLTPGEICSRPATPFGSPTLSIKSRMSIEAEVPRLDIGHGPVTPPLSSDPFKSDRELQAPTTPAITVNSTSSTEDIGLATPRRTSSPPRHYAARALSSERDIVPSNLGEQLPLNILVVDDNAINRRVLVSMLGRLGYKNVVTAFNGNDAVETVRQNALAPVSEHFDVVLMDLWMPLLDGFQATQVILSMSELEKKPTVLAVSADITDAALDKAVKSGMKGFVTKPFITRDIARLIRTYCASS; from the exons ATGGGGGAACCTACTACCATCCCACCTGATATAATCGAGCGCCAGTCGCTCTGCTTCTCTCGCCCAGCCCCAGGCATGGTTGTGCAACAGGGCGAGACCGGCTTCAAGGAGGAATTATCTCGCCTCTACCATCCAGCTGAGAGCAACGCCGCCGAGCAACTGGTCCGCCTAAAGGATGCCCTGAGGAGAGCCGACACGGAGAATTTCTGGATCCAACTCACAAAGGGACTGGCCGAGATAGCTGATGCGCAGTATGCCTTCGTCTCCAAAAGAATCCTAGTCGACGACAAGAACATCGCCGTCGAACTACCGCCCATTGGCGAGCCTGGAGCCTGCCTCATGGGCGAAGCTTTCTACATCAACGACGACAATGGTAATGGCCCGGGCCATTTGAGGAATTTCAAGTACCATGCCTACCAATGCCCGTGTGCCTACATGAAGCACGACAAAGTCTTCATCATCCCCGAAAGGTTGAACGACTTCATCCTCAACAATCCAAACGACTTGATCATCCCTGGAGAGGCCTTTCTTGGAATCCCCCTGTTTGCTCAAGGGAAATGCTTTGCCCATTTCGGTGTCATGTGGGGGAAAGAGGGCGCGGCCCGACGCGTACTGAGCTGGGGTTTTCTCGAAATGCTTTTCCATAGTCTCGAGGACATGATTCTGGAACGTGTGCTGGAAGGCAACGAATTTGCAAAATCTGCACAACATATCCAGTCCGACCTACCCAAGATTGTACCACACAGAGCTGTCTCAGTTGCCCAGTCGTTGAAACCCTATGCCAGGAGCCTGTCGCATGAGCTGAGGACACCAATGCAAGGCGTTGTCGGAATGCTAGATGTCATGATGGCAAATGTAAAGGAAGCAGCAGAGTCCCTGCAGCTTGAACCAAGAACACGCGAGATACTGGCAACTCTCAAGGAGAACATCGAAGCTGTTCAAG ACAGCTCAAGACGCGCAGTCGAGGCAGCCGACAATGTCGTTCATGCCTACGACATGAACATGGGTGTTCCAGAGACACCGCTTTCACTGCTTGACAAGACACCCGACCAGTGGAATACCTTCTGGCGTGAGATGCGACCTGACTTGATGATTACAGGCAACGACATGTCTGCGCCTCTACGTGGAATCAAGAGAAGGAGACATGAGGTATCGTGGGCAGACCAGCCCATCAAGACGCGTGTGGCAAGATCTGCTCGCCAACGTGTTCGGGACGGTTACTTGACAGAGCCTTATACGCGTGGTACAAAGTCCTGTCCTCCGGACACAAATTCCATGCAAGTCGACCGAATAGACCATTCATGCTCACACACAACCTCGCAAGATAACTGCGACTCCACCACTTCACCCATCTTTGCATCGGAGCACTCCAAGGTCCCCGGACTTCGACATACCAACCTGCGGGAAGTACTGCAATATGTAATCAACGACGCGCTCAAAGTAGGAGGCAGACCAGACTCTGCCATTGCAGAGGCCACCGACACAGGAGAACGCATTGAAGTCCGGACACGCAGCTCCAACGGCGAGGCGCACACCAAGTGGATTGAGTGGGCTGTTTCTCCTGATGTGCCAGAAACCATCGTCATCGACGAACGGGACCTCGCCAAGATGGTATCCTGCCTTGCCCTCAATGCAATCAAGTTCACCCAGGATGGATCCATTACACTTCAAGCCACCCTCAGCGCCAAGGGTCGCTACATTGTCATCAACATCAAGGACACTGGCTCCGGCATCCCTGCTGCCTTTCTTCCTAATCTGTTCAAGCCTTTTTCGCGAGAAGACGATTCCATGACACGACAGAGCGAGGGCCTAGGGCTGGGCCTAATGGTAGCCAAGGGCATTGCAAGGAAGCTTGGTGGTGACCTATTCTGCCTTCGTTCGCATGTCTCGGGACCAGGACGGGGGTCAGAATTTGAGATGCGAGTACCGCTCACTCCGGGCGAAATATGTAGCCGCCCTGCAACCCCCTTCGGATCACCTACTCTATCCATCAAGTCTCGCATGTCTATTGAGGCCGAAGTGCCGCGTCTAGACATCGGTCATGGACCTGTCACCCCGCCTTTGAGTTCTGATCCTTTCAAAAGCGACCGGGAACTCCAAGCGCCTACCACTCCTGCCATCACCGTAAACTCTACAAGTTCAACAGAAGACATTGGTCTTGCAACTCCTCGTCGCACCTCGTCGCCTCCACGGCATTACGCTGCGCGCGCTCTATCCTCTGAGCGTGACATTGTCCCTTCAAACCTTGGTGAACAATTACCTCTTAACATCCTCGTCGTAGACGACAACGCCATCAATCGACGGGTCTTGGTGAGCATGCTCGGTAGGTTAGGCTACAAGAACGTCGTCACTGCGTTCAATGGCAATGACGCTGTCGAAACCGTACGTCAAAACGCACTTGCACCTGTTAGCGAACACTTCGACGTCGTTCTAATGGATTTATGGATGCCACTGCTCGATGGTTTTCAGGCCACCCAAGTTATTTTATCCATGTCTGAACTTGAAAAGAAGCCCACCGTCCTGGCGGTCAGCGCAGACATCACGGACGCCGCTCTTGACAAGGCAGTCAAGAGCGGCATGAAAGGCTTTGTCACCAAGCCCTTCATTACCCGCGACATCGCCCGATTGATTCGGACGTATTGCGCCAGTTCGTAA